The Kocuria sp. TGY1127_2 genome includes a window with the following:
- a CDS encoding response regulator transcription factor yields MVKILVLSDAPGPCSDIVPSLGLLAHETEVRPTSASVSEIESRAADLVFLDGREALLTARNTAQLLKGTGLENPIIMVLSEGGMAAVSPSWLVDDILLAAAGPAEVEARIRLAGVKANEGILDEDVIRCGDIVVDEASYSAKAGSHTLNLTYKEFELLKFMVQNSGRVFTRAQLLSEVWGYDYYGGTRTVDVHVRRLRAKLGPDHDQLITTVRNVGYSLTELRHPAEE; encoded by the coding sequence ATGGTCAAGATCCTCGTGTTGAGCGATGCGCCTGGTCCCTGCTCGGATATAGTTCCCTCGCTCGGGCTTCTCGCGCATGAGACCGAGGTGCGTCCGACGTCAGCTTCGGTTTCGGAGATCGAGTCCCGAGCGGCCGACCTGGTTTTTCTCGATGGCCGGGAAGCCTTGCTCACCGCCCGCAATACCGCGCAGTTGCTCAAGGGAACCGGTCTCGAAAACCCCATCATCATGGTTCTCAGTGAAGGCGGCATGGCCGCGGTCTCTCCCTCATGGCTCGTGGATGACATCCTCTTGGCCGCTGCGGGACCCGCAGAAGTCGAAGCGCGCATACGCCTGGCGGGGGTCAAAGCAAACGAAGGCATCCTGGATGAAGACGTCATACGCTGCGGAGACATCGTCGTGGATGAAGCTTCCTATTCGGCCAAGGCCGGATCCCATACCTTGAATCTGACCTACAAGGAGTTTGAACTACTGAAGTTCATGGTCCAGAATTCCGGACGAGTTTTTACGCGGGCCCAGCTGCTGTCCGAGGTCTGGGGGTATGACTATTACGGCGGAACCAGGACGGTCGATGTCCATGTTCGCCGTTTGCGCGCAAAACTTGGACCTGATCATGACCAGTTGATTACCACGGTCCGGAATGTGGGATACAGCCTCACGGAATTGCGGCATCCGGCCGAGGAATAG
- a CDS encoding FABP family protein — protein sequence MPIEIPTDLTPELVPFAWLLGHWEGVGVLGYADAEERQFGQIVDFSHSGLPYLEYRAESYLLDDEGNRTRPIKVETGFWQLDRKLGEKDLGPGLLPGAEEPALSTAADVEKLRNADQGFDILATINHPGGVSELYVGAIEGPRVQMATDAVMRGANAKEYTAASRMFGLVNGELMWAWDMAAAGQKMGSHASARLRKTEVS from the coding sequence ATGCCTATTGAAATCCCCACGGATCTAACCCCCGAACTCGTCCCTTTCGCCTGGCTCCTCGGCCATTGGGAGGGAGTGGGCGTGCTGGGTTACGCCGACGCCGAGGAACGCCAATTCGGCCAGATCGTCGACTTCAGCCATAGTGGCCTGCCTTATCTCGAGTACAGGGCTGAGTCCTATCTTCTGGACGACGAGGGAAACAGAACTCGCCCCATCAAAGTGGAGACCGGGTTCTGGCAGCTGGATCGCAAGCTGGGAGAGAAGGACTTAGGCCCGGGCCTGCTTCCTGGTGCGGAAGAGCCCGCCCTGTCGACTGCTGCCGACGTCGAGAAGCTCCGCAACGCGGACCAGGGCTTCGACATTCTGGCAACTATCAATCACCCGGGCGGGGTCAGCGAATTGTATGTCGGAGCCATCGAGGGGCCCCGCGTCCAAATGGCGACCGATGCCGTGATGCGCGGAGCGAATGCCAAGGAATACACTGCGGCGTCGCGCATGTTCGGCCTCGTCAACGGGGAGTTGATGTGGGCATGGGACATGGCTGCGGCTGGGCAGAAAATGGGTTCGCATGCTTCGGCTCGACTTCGCAAGACGGAGGTCTCATGA
- a CDS encoding folate-binding protein YgfZ: MTNYSSPVLKVHGAVEAAGCDDGVAAHYGDPTREQRWLERSSGERPVVVDLSHRGVVSVAGEDRASWLTTLSSQVIDGLPAGASTETTLLSAQGRIEYQPHVVVGPEKVWLIVEAGQQEGLVGFLDSMRFMLRVEVSDETDDFAVIGSTSDIRGRSGIASDAPVWEDPWPRVGPGGTSYAEAENHPGQSWSYWETLIPRGDLASLDVEWVGIWALEALRIEAWRPRFATEVDERTIPHELDLMRTAVHMSKGCYKGQETIARVHNLGHPPRRLVFLDLDGSEHTLPVRGSEIFVEGGRRSVGRVTSVALHHESGPIALAVVKRSVDPDSRLIVRDTSSHVAPGESPDREAEPVSVEYAAAQTVVVSPDAGQAVGRRNRNDFLR, translated from the coding sequence ATGACCAATTACTCATCACCGGTGCTGAAGGTGCACGGCGCGGTCGAAGCCGCGGGTTGCGACGACGGCGTCGCCGCTCACTACGGAGACCCCACGAGGGAGCAACGTTGGCTCGAACGGTCTTCGGGGGAGCGCCCGGTCGTTGTCGACCTGTCCCATCGGGGAGTGGTTTCAGTCGCGGGCGAGGACCGAGCCAGCTGGCTCACGACTCTTTCATCCCAGGTCATCGATGGATTGCCGGCTGGAGCGAGCACCGAGACCACCCTTCTCTCGGCGCAAGGACGCATTGAATACCAGCCCCATGTGGTGGTCGGCCCGGAAAAGGTCTGGCTGATCGTCGAGGCGGGACAGCAAGAAGGCCTTGTGGGTTTCCTCGATTCGATGCGGTTCATGCTTCGTGTAGAGGTCTCCGACGAGACGGACGACTTCGCGGTGATCGGCTCGACATCGGATATTCGAGGCAGGTCGGGAATCGCCTCAGACGCTCCGGTCTGGGAGGACCCGTGGCCCAGGGTAGGCCCGGGCGGCACCTCCTATGCGGAGGCCGAGAATCATCCCGGTCAGTCATGGAGCTATTGGGAGACCTTGATACCCCGCGGCGACTTGGCTTCTCTCGACGTCGAGTGGGTCGGCATCTGGGCCCTGGAAGCATTGCGCATCGAAGCTTGGCGTCCCCGTTTCGCGACCGAGGTGGACGAACGCACGATTCCGCACGAGCTTGATCTCATGCGAACCGCGGTGCACATGTCGAAGGGCTGCTACAAAGGCCAGGAGACGATCGCTCGGGTCCACAACCTGGGCCATCCTCCTCGCCGCCTCGTGTTCTTGGATCTGGACGGTTCCGAACACACGCTTCCTGTCCGAGGCTCGGAGATCTTCGTGGAAGGCGGTAGGCGCTCTGTCGGTCGGGTCACGAGCGTGGCCCTGCACCATGAGTCGGGTCCGATCGCTCTGGCCGTCGTCAAGCGGAGCGTGGACCCGGATTCCCGGCTGATCGTCCGTGACACGTCCTCCCACGTCGCGCCCGGGGAATCGCCTGATCGGGAGGCCGAACCCGTGTCGGTCGAGTACGCAGCCGCGCAGACCGTTGTGGTCAGTCCCGATGCCGGGCAAGCGGTCGGGCGACGCAATCGAAACGATTTTCTGCGCTGA